Proteins co-encoded in one Pseudoliparis swirei isolate HS2019 ecotype Mariana Trench chromosome 7, NWPU_hadal_v1, whole genome shotgun sequence genomic window:
- the si:ch211-225b11.4 gene encoding thyroid adenoma-associated protein homolog isoform X4 yields MLQHLAKVAHQLVFRETHHCLHSIVQTDQVLSFEDLQRACMFLEDSTVGREVWRECLLSLLKKMSEFFLVVLQQEILRDGPLGYIAVKMCLQIFQLLPSEVAPLVWSEEHSDPTVQNILQALMDIILGQCSNRDTCLLAGTAVAMLINTGAESRAAEAAAWSLLQVSDLEPWLLTVGALQVQCCPTGKDGLDRLAVSRGLLTCCRRSILLSSHADATQACFLLKGLFPLVYALCEEKLDCHSSAFEALTQWLKRVKECLADILKMTGTRLLPDDSSLQQQLVHIIWTNSESPVEGVSEFVRSAFCLLLDVYTMDCEQCCDTERTLYFTLLQRIIKLPWESKAKYHRLCALLPYMGTDTVLDQYAEIHNHLLKCWSTNHLSPWGSELYKCLIQQQRRELCAASHTELDLANQWARRWRSVLHEALMSDVALLQNSSSTHLLPYTFQVFPSAVDPLLDSLDPFSPGHLHAWACIVSSYRATTGGSPWAVQGSSTHETLQLALGSADDKVRLAALHLLCCSPKTKDTPTTEEMSIMRVFIPQNLNCESSPFRQHVQAGVKRFLVRIRDGCLAHVRGQKGQKKGDATHSKRAQHELEQGIGFVDWLGQLPYSYLAPGHSFQSKKTALLLLCAVLETCTDTWSPEKRKGQPPVNMGSLLDCARQRGQWDFVCRTKQLILVSCLEDSTNEIRELSAGLLLRFFPNSFPDDIAAVLLVRTRQLLCSPRVQEAQMGALMTKVLLQKSQGQPEGCRLNGNIAVSSGRSPNSSCMVTFLVKELEEHYLTAKADMMLAARTKPIHGVLSALQRCLLETPNSVYDTLDYSLTIEVLVLLENLSLLLLGVLYGDQDACATDEDAPPSLYDMGNAISSLIAQECGGGQEDGEECVLQSEEHSLVLTCCWVSLKEVGNLLGSLVEKILTESKPNKCLLTKEDLTRASKVFKNILLKCRHWGAVEGCCPGFTKFCASLLSSHDPELGDIPARMLKQGLQVVRSPRSTSVTRRAAGLPMLILCVVSAEEASKARPLLAHSMQTLLETAKTPLPENWDQTLDLPQVCAVHTLQALVRGSGLGVAVLQFAPAVAILSLTLLSSPFWAMRNAALQLYSSLCSRMLGQRPSSEDGGSTQHGMSPRAFFFHYSALQPFLLGELRGAARDLQGPSNEAKLHLQPSLFPVLTLLAQLQPGVQDSTETLSDFLPPLLQLSASPIYSVRVMASKALVAMTPPSDYMAILIKLTAQLPRPQERCGHNRLHGQLLQIRATLERALCAVSDPSADLCEVLSRVEASMWLVTEAQRCPLVRAAYLGVAASLRRLCCEAFLSQLRSTLRHDLLTPQPERQVGLPSFHQQAIQFLCADLKCAGQMWDNFSASSPDLRLSLVTWVVDERRGPQQSGLKEVIQRVLQSNLREALLSGSVEYRRTFLTALVTVMAVGECTLPRHVPPSAPLEEPVLLECLDLLLEDLEDQRGGPEFLSQALYAASLLLSQASGSSVKISVFHRWCSILERHRCPDAPEVLRMACADALCVAGVPLQSHSALPAIVSRSINTGLYLLQDQSQQVRMKAARFTSTLHHVRTGGSQRSVYLMQVNQALPLLLDLLLEECWDTPGTLEVLLCHLPQADLRSVLREASETGRSSLYEQDEANVFAEPSVMAAHVLPYLLHMAEKSSESSAVAQRLSAWAEESAAQVRGGLAVCKELQPGDYKKRVDGNHIQNYQSKYLSSSAETLTPAWLALLVDPRFHGNLCGLVTRAAFLLRLSNTSDDVRRLCDPSALQASLQDVCNLLCQSGVHFHSAVTAAVAGELRRNKDDEARDENTC; encoded by the exons ATGTTGCAGCATTTGGCAAAGGTGGCCCACCAATTAGTTTTTAGAGAAACTCATCACTGTTTACACTCCATAGTTCAGACTGACCAG GTATTGTCTTTTGAGGATCTGCAGAGAG CCTGTATGTTCCTGGAAGACAGCACTGTTGGGCGTGAAGTGTGGCGAGAGTGTTTGCTGTCTTTGCTGAAGAAGATGTCCGAGTTCTTCCTGGTTGTTTTGCAACAAGAAATCCTGAGAGATGGACCGCTGGGTTACATTGCGGTCAAG ATGTGTTTGCAAATATTCCAGCTGTTGCCCAGTGAAGTTGCTCCTCTCGTGTGGTCAGAGGAGCACAGCGACCCGACAGTCCAGAACATCCTCCAGGCTCTTATGGACATTATACTTGGACAG TGCAGCAACCGGGACACTTGTCTTTTGGCAGGCACCGCTGTGGCCATGCTGATCAACActggagcagagagcagagctgcAGAGGCTGCGGCCTGGAGTCTGCTGCAGGTCTCTGACTTAG AGCCCTGGCTGCTGACTGTTGGTGCTCTGCAGGTACAGTGCTGCCCGACGGGGAAGGACGGGTTGGACAGGCTGGCTGTGAGCAGGGGCCTCCTGACCTGCTGTCGACGTAGCATCCTGCTCAGTTCACATGCGGATGCCACACAG GCGTGTTTCCTGCTGAAAGGTTTGTTTCCTCTGGTGTATGCGCTGTGTGAGGAGAAGCTGGATTGTCACTCCTCTGCGTTTGAAG CACTAACACAGTGGCTGAAGAGAGTTAAAGAATGTCTGGCTGACATCTTGAAGATGACGGGCACGCGGCTTCTGCCCGACGACAgcagcctgcagcagcagctcgttCACATTATCTGGACCAACTCCGAAAGCCCC GTGGAAGGCGTGTCAGAGTTTGTGCGCAGTGCTTTTTGTCTCCTGCTGGACGTCTACACGATGGACTGTGAGCAGTGCTGTGACACAGAGAGGACTCTTTATTTCACTCTACTTCAGCGAATAATCAAACTACCGTGGGAATCCAAAGCCAAATACCATCGCCTTTGTGCCCTGCTGCCTTATATGGGAACTGACACG GTGCTGGATCAATATGCTGAAATACACAACCATCTCCTGAAGTGCTGGTCGACCAATCACCTGTCACCGTGGGGATCAGAGCTTTACAAATGTCTGATCCAGCAGCAGCGGCGAGAGCTGTGCGCCGCCTCGCACACCGAGCTGGATCTGGCCAATCAGTGGGCGAGGCGCTGGCGGTCCGTCCTTCATGAGGCGCTGATGTCAGATGTGGCTCTTCTACAGAACAGCAGCTCTACACACTTATTGCCCTACACCTTTCAAGTCTTCCCCTCTGCGGTGGATCCTCTGCTGGACTCTCTGGACCCATTCTCCCCTGGCCACCTCCACGCCTGGGCCTGCATCGTGAGCTCCTATCGAGCCACGACTGGAGGCTCTCCCTGGGCTGTGCAGGGCAGCTCCACCCATGAAACCCTCCAGCTCGCTCTCGGATCTGCAGATGACAAAGTCCGCCTCGCTGCTCTACACCTCCTCTGCTGCAGCCCAAAGACCAAAGACACGCCAACCACAGAGGAGATGTCCATAATGAGAGTGTTTATTCCTCAGAACCTAAACTGTGAGTCTTCACCTTTTCGCCAACATGTTCAGGCTGGAGTGAAGCGGTTTCTGGTTCGTATTAGAGACGGTTGCTTGGCACATGTCAGAGGACAGAAAGGCCAAAAGAAAGGAGATGCCACTCACTCAAAGAGGGCACAGCACGAACTGGAGCAGGGAATAG GTTTCGTTGACTGGTTGGGTCAACTTCCATACAGCTATCTGGCACCAGGACACAGCTTTCAGAGTAAGAAGACTGCGTTGCTGTTGCTGTGCGCAGTGCTGGAGACCTGCACGGACACCTGGAGCCCAGAGAAAAGGAAGGGACAACCTCCTG TGAATATGGGGTCTCTTCTTGACTGCGCCAGACAAAGAGGACAGTGGGATTTTGTCTGCAGGACAAAACAGCTGATCCTCGTCAGCTGTCTAGAAGATTCTACAAATGAg ATTCGGGAGCTCTCCGCTGGGTTATTGTTGAGGTTTTTCCCAAACAGTTTCCCGGATGACATCGCTGCAGTGCTTCTTGTGCGGACCAGACAGCTTCTGTGCAGTCCTCGAGTGCAGGAGGCTCAGATGGGGGCACTGATGACGAAGGTCCTCCTTCAGAA ATCCCAAGGCCAGCCTGAGGGCTGCAGGTTGAACGGTAACATTGCTGTTAGCAGTGGGAGGAGCCCCAACTCCTCCTGCATGGTGACATTCCTGGTGAAGGAGTTGGAGGAGCATTATCTGACAGCCAAGGCTGACATGATGCTTGCTGCCAGAACCAAGCCAATACATG GTGTTCTCAGTGCCCTCCAGAGGTGTTTGCTTGAGACCCCCAATAGTGTCTATGACACACTTGACTACAGTCTGACCATTGAGGTGCTGGTCCTGCTGGAGAActtgtctctgctgctgctgggtgtGCTGTACGGAGACCAGGATGCATGTGCCACTGACGAGG ATGCCCCCCCTTCGCTTTATGATATGGGAAACGCCATCAGCTCTCTTATCGCCCAAGAGTGtggaggaggccaagaggatgGGGAGGAGTGTGTCCTGCAATCTGAGGAGCACAGTCTTGTTCTCACCTGCTGCTGGGTCTCCCTCAAG GAAGTAGGAAACCTTCTAGGTTCTCTGGTGGAGAAGATTCTCACCGAATCCAAACCCAACAAGTGCCTCCTAACAAAAGAGGATCTAACGAGAGCATCAAAAGTGTTCAAGAATATTCTTCTCAAATGCCGTCACTGG GGGGCGGTAGAGGGATGCTGTCCGGGCTTCACCAAGTTCTGTGCCTCTCTGTTGAGCAGCCATGATCCAGAGCTTGGTGATATACCAGCCCGCATGCTGAAACAA GGCTTGCAGGTTGTGCGGTCTCCTCGCTCTACCTCGGTGACCCGGCGGGCTGCAGGGCTGCCCATGCTCATCCTGTGTGTTGTGTCAGCAGAGGAGGCGAGTAAAGCCAGGCCACTGTTAGCCCACAGTATGCAAACCTTACTGGAGACAGCCAAAACCCCTCTGCCCGAGAACTGGGACCAAACGCTGGACCTGCCACAG GTGTGTGCGGTTCACACTCTGCAGGCCCTGGTCCGTGGTTCTGGTCTGGGAGTAGCTGTCCTTCAGTTCGCTCCGGCTGTAGCCATCCTGTCACTCACCCTGCTCAGCTCTCCCTTCTGGGCCATGAGGAACGCTGCTCTGCAACTTTACA GCTCTCTGTGCTCGCGGATGCTCGGCCAGCGGCCCAGCAGTGAGGACGGGGGCTCCACCCAGCACGGCATGTCCCCCCGCGCCTTCTTCTTCCACTACTCTGCGCTTCAGCCCTTCCTCCTGGGCGAGCTGAGAGGGGCAGCTCGAGACCTCCAGGGTCCATCCAATGAGGCCAAGCTTCACCTCCAACCCTCGCTCTTTCCTGTCCTCACTCTGTTAGCCCAACTGCAGCCGGGCGTCCAAGACTCAACCGA AACGTTGTCGGACTTCCTGCCTCCTTTGCTCCAGCTGTCAGCCAGTCCTATTTACAGTGTGAGAGTGATGGCCTCGAAGGCTTTGGTTGCCATGACACCGCCCTCAGACTACATGGCCATCCTCATCAAGCTGACGGCTCAGCTGCCCCGTCCACAGGAGCGCTGCGGCCACAACCGGCTCCACGGACAGCTGCTGCAGATCCGAGCGACTCTGGAGAGAGCCCTCTGCGCAGTCAG TGACCCTTCAGCTGACCTGTGCGAGGTGCTGAGCAGAGTGGAGGCCTCGATGTGGCTGGTGACTGAAGCTCAACGCTGCCCCCTAGTGAGAGCGGCCTACCTCGGGGTGGCAGCCTCACTCAGGAGACTCTGCTGTGAGGCCTTCCTGTCACAGCTCAGGTCCACACTCCGCCATGACCTCCTCACCCCTCAACCGGAGCGTCAG GTCGGGTTGCCATCCTTCCATCAACAAGCCATCCAATTTCTATGTGCAGATCTAAAGTGTGCAGGTCAAATGTGGGACAACTTCTCGGCGTCGAGCCCTGATCTGAGGCTCTCGCTGGTCACGTGGGTGGTGGATGAGCGGCGGGGGCCACAGCAGAGCGGCTTGAAAGAGGTGATCCAGAGGGTgctgcag TCCAACCTGAGGGAGGCTTTGCTGAGCGGCAGTGTGGAGTACCGCAGGACCTTCCTCACAGCTCTGGTCACAGTGATGGCCGTAGGCGAGTGTACGTTGCCTCGACATGTTCCCCCGTCGGCCCCATTGGAGGAGCCAGTTCTATTGGAGTGTCTGGATTTGTTGCTTGAGGACTTGGAGGACCAGCGAGGGGGGCCAGAGTTTCTATCCCAGGCTCTGTATGCTGCTAGTCTGCTGCTTTCCCAGGCTTCAGGCTCCAG TGTAAAGATATCCGTGTTCCACCGCTGGTGTAGCATCTTGGAGCGCCACCGATGCCCAGACGCACCTGAAGTGCTCAGGATGGCGTGCGCTGACGCTCTATGTGTGGCTGGAGTTCCTCTACAGAGCCACAGCGCTCTGCCGGCCATCGTGAGCAG GTCGATCAACACCGGCCTCTACTTGCTGCAGGACCAAAGCCAGCAGGTGAGGATGAAAGCGGCCCGTTTCACCTCCACGCTGCACCACGTGAGAACAGGAGGAAGCCAAAGGAGCGTCTACCTGATGCAGGTTAACCAGGCTTTACCGCTCCTACTggacctgctgctggaggaaTGCTGGGATACTCCTGGCACACTAGAGGTGCTGCTGTGTCACCTGCCGCAGGCTGACCTCAGATCTGTGCTGAGAGAGGCTTCAGAGACGGG GCGCTCCAGTCTGTACGAGCAGGATGAGGCCAACGTGTTTGCAGAGCCCTCCGTGATGGCTGCACATGTGCTGCCTTACCTGCTGCACATGGCGGAAAAATCCTCTGAATCCTCGGCTGTGGCGCAGCGGCTGAGCGCATGGGCCGAGGAGAGCGCTGCACAGGTTCGAGGCGGCCTCGCAGTCTGCAAAGAGCTCCAGCCAGGTGACTATAAGAAGAGGGTTGATGGAAATCACATTCAAAATTACCAAAGCAAATATTTATCCTCATCAGCTGAGACATTGACCCCGGCCTGGCTGGCGCTCCTCGTGGACCCCCGTTTCCACGGCAACCTGTGCGGCCTGGTTACCAGGGCTGCCtttctcctccggctgtcgaaTACGTCTGACGACGTGCGGCGCCTTTGTGATCCTTCGGCGCTGCAGGCGAGTTTACAGGACGTCTGTAATCTACTCTGTCAGAGCGGTGTCCACTTTCACTCGGCTGTAACAGCTGCTGTGGCTGGAGAGCTGCGACGGAACAAAGACGATGAGGCCCGGGATGAAAACACCTGCTGA